In the Sorghum bicolor cultivar BTx623 chromosome 4, Sorghum_bicolor_NCBIv3, whole genome shotgun sequence genome, ACGTCGGGAGTTCCGACccgcgtcgggacttccgacccacgtcgggacttccgacaccaGAAGACACAGAAGTTGAAAGacttgagcactctatcttcACCAAACCAACAACTTTtgaatccctcttgatagtacggcatacCTATCCTCAAAATTAACAAAAAAACAATTAAGCTCTAGATTGAATCCAACGCCTTTCTCACGAACGAAGATTGGGGGATACCATTTCATCTTAAGTCGAACCTTTGCATCTTTCATGAGAATAATAGCTGTAACAAATCTCAAATTTCAATGCATTAGTCTCCAAATTGGATGTCATCAATACACCAAAACCCACATACGGGGCAAATGCACTTTCACTCCAACGCCGCCATCCGCGCTCCCTTCCATCCTCCCCCGCCGCCGCTACCTGCGCTCCCCTCCATCgtcccccgccgccgccagccCCGGCCCTCGTGACTCCTCCAACGATGGCGGCCACGATCCCCGCCGCCGCCTCAATCCCTACCGCATCTGCGCCATCACCCGCTCGATCTCCGTTGGCCGCGCCCCGCGTCGCGAGCTCGGTGCCCGAAGCCGGTGCCCGCGGCGCGCCCCGCTCACCGCGAGCTGCGGCGAGCTGCGGGAGGCCGCAGCGAAGCCGTTGGCCGCGCCCCGCCCGCCGATGCCCGCGACGCGCCCCGCCCGCCGATGCCGGTGGCCGCGCCCCGCCCGCCCGCTGCCCGAGCAGCCGCGCAGTTGGCCGCGCCCTGCCCACCGCGAGCTGCGGGAGGCCGCAGCTAGCTCGGTGGTAAGCGTAGCAATTTGGGGTCCTGACGCCTCGCGTGCTCTGATGACGGTTCGAGGATTTGGGCTagggcagcgccgccgccgccgccgggcgtCCCTCGCGCAGCTCTGCCGCCACCGGTCAGCCCTCGCACAGCTCCGCCGCCGGCGTCCACCCTCTAGGTCACGCGCCGCTGCGTCCACGACCCTGAGGGGACGACACCCGCATCTCCGAAGCCCTCCCGTGGGGACTCTCCCGCTCACCAGGTGATTATTCCGGCTGCTCCCCTCCTCTCGTTTGATTGGAAGCTAAAGATTTTAGGATTCATGCCTACCAAATCTACGATCTAGGGTTCTTATTTGGCATTTGCTATAGCTTCGTGGTGAAACGTTGTTCCTGAAATTCACGTTGATGGTTCAATGTCTACACAATCGGTCTCTCATGGTCTGAATGAAAGGTGCTACTAGCTTCCTTGCATGCACACCGCTCCGTGCAAATTAATACATTCTTCAGTAGTGCATTCTCTGACGGACTGAATGACTGCATACTGATTTTTCAGACTTGCTGCACAGTGACATCAGGCAGTTTTGGATAGAAGAAATTACTACCCCAAGAAAGAAGGAGACACAACGAAAGGTGTGCGTGGTAGAACTAGGGAATAGATTTATCCCTTGATGCTGAGAAATGTTGTATCAATCTGTGTCAATTCAAGTTGGTAGGGATTGAAAAATGTCATATTACTTTACCTTTCTTGCGCCTCCTGTTCGCTGCCCATACTTAGGTAGCTCCAATTGCAGACAACGATCCGATGCACAAGAAAGGACATCGGGAAACAGTAATGGCCCCGGGAACTAGAACAGTTACAAGTGAGATACATTCCTAAGAAGccatatatagatagatattgGGGCACATCAAAAAAGAAATTTTGCTTCAATTTATTGAGACAGTCGCTATACATGAGTTTCTATGCGGGAGAGAGTACCTGTAGGCAATGCAATTTATTTTTAGTTCCGATTTGATACGTCTTTGTCGATAATTACAGTCTTATATACATAGATTGAGCCTTTTTTATGTTTCGCAAAGGAGCAGGTGGTGGTTTGTGTCCAGATATGACGTGCTGAGGTCCTTCTTCACGTTCTGGAGCGGTGTTAGCCTGCAGCAGCAGCGTTTCCGGACATGCAGTGGAATCCTTTCAAGATGCATACATGCCCATTTTTCTGCATTGATTTGCcgcatatatttttttattgccGACACTAAATCTGTTAAATTTTTTAGGCTGGTCTTCGTCTAACACCACAGATGAAGAATCAAACGATTCTGAAGATGATGCTGTATGTTATCTTCATTTATGTTTTTTTCTATGTGGGTTAAAAACATGTATCTGTATTTTTTCTATTTGATTGATGCTAGAATGATTTTGTTTGCCGTAATGCAGGCGAATAACACGCTTCATTTTGAAGTTTATTTATTCAGCATCAGCACATTCCATCACTCTGTGGTGAGTAGCTGAGTACTGTAATGCAATTTTAGTGGCATGTCTTTGATGGAAAGATGGATTGAGTATAATATGGTGGTTTATCATTTGCTTAGGATTTCCCACCGATAGATGTAATTGTTGGCAACAGCCGGTGGGTTGTTTATTAAGATTGACCATGACCGCTACTTCAAGATTCACATGGTTAAAAAGGATGGCAGGGAACTTTTAGTGGGTTCTCAAAATCTAGAGGAGCAGCAAATTGCCATGTTCGAGATGGAAACCTAAGACAGTTTCTGTATATGGAATAATGACCCTTCGTGATATAACCCTCCAATCGGTTTCAGTCCAGGTACAATTCAGTGTTTAGCATCTACTGTTTCCGCTTCTCAACTCAAAACTTAATTTACAGGCGAACTTTTGCTCCTATGcatccattgaatctgatttTTTGGAAAATGTTGAGTTCTTCAAGGTTGGTGTCATGTTGACAAGACACATGTCAGCTTTACTCCACCTAAGCCAACTACCCAAGAAACCACTAAATCCTCATGTTATTTAATAGCTTAAGCTTACATGCAAAACACACCAAACCTTATTTTTGTAACTGATTTTGAATAGAGATCATTATGAAAACTTTAAATGTGTCTTTCCTATCTGTAACAGAGCTAATATCCGTAACCTATTTGACCAATACTGGCAGGGATTGACTGGTTGTGCAAATACCTACTTTTAAATTACTGAAACTGGGGGCATGAAAAAACTGATCAAATTTACAATTGTTTTCCAAGGGCCAGGACAATCATTGATTTTGGACAAACAAGATGGGTGTTCGGTCACAACCttatcctgctgctgctgcctatGCACCACTCACAATGGTACCTGGAGCTCCTGCTATTCCTCATGGCTCACAGCCAGCAGCACCATTCCCCAATCCAGCTCAACTCAGTGCTTAGCACCAGATGGTCTACAAGTAACAATAGCAATAGCAACACAGACTGTTGTGACTTTCTATGTTTATTTCTGCATAATCTCTGAAGAAAATGACATGGCTCTGTTTTTGTAACCTGGACAAAAgttgcaggatcagatgagaTGTCAAGGCACTTGATTCTGTCTACTAGCTGAaaattgggggggggggggggggggggggggaagatGAAGCATTTTAGGAGTGTAATAATTTCTGTAGTTCAAGCTTCATACAATTCCAAAACCTGAAGAACAGGTTTTGTCTTTCATCTGACATGTACTTTGTTTTGAATGAACTCAGGACTTCTGCTATTGATTGTGTTATTATACATGTGTAAGCATTATGTGCGCTAAGAACCTTAGtttttgagaaatatgggctaCTATGATATACTGGAATCTGAATTAGATATTTGTCAACTGTTGTGCGTATGTTGTCAAGTGTGAGCTGCAGAAAAAGCAGGTTCTGGGTGCCGAGATTTCACACTACCCATGTCTGAAAACTGACAGCGATAGAATAAGAATCATTCTCAGCTCACATTGTCTGATTTCAGAAACTCAATCAATAGTGAACATATAAAAGTTGcagaaacaacataataaacctgTACATTTCAATGGGACAATGCACAttacaaaatatatatttggaAGTCAGTATTGCATGAGATTGTGATTGGACCTTTGCATTATCACAATTCAGAGACCTGATCATACAACTCTGCAACTAAACCCTAGCTGATCTGCTCACTTAATCACCATTATTAAATAATTTGGCTAACAATAATCTGTCATGCTCGATTCTCTGCTGC is a window encoding:
- the LOC110435071 gene encoding serine/arginine repetitive matrix protein 1-like codes for the protein MRIIAVTNLKFQCISLQIGCHQYTKTHIRGKCTFTPTPPSALPSILPRRRYLRSPPSSPAAASPGPRDSSNDGGHDPRRRLNPYRICAITRSISVGRAPRRELGARSRCPRRAPLTASCGELREAAAKPLAAPRPPMPATRPARRCRWPRPARPLPEQPRSWPRPAHRELREAAASSVVSVAIWGPDASRALMTVRGFGLGQRRRRRRASLAQLCRHRSALAQLRRRRPPSRSRAAASTTLRGRHPHLRSPPVGTLPLTRWWFVSRYDVLRSFFTFWSGVSLQQQRFRTCSGILSRCIHAHFSALICRIYFFIADTKSVKFFRLVFV